One segment of Setaria viridis chromosome 4, Setaria_viridis_v4.0, whole genome shotgun sequence DNA contains the following:
- the LOC117851448 gene encoding probable glutathione S-transferase GSTU1: MAADDNKDLVLLDFWVSPFGQRCRIALAEKGIPYEYSEQELLGTKSDLLLRSNPVHKKIPVLLHAGRPVCESLVILNYLDEAFPSAARSLLPSDPYARARARFWAAYSDKVYELGTKLWKLRGEEERAQARDELVQVLRNLDGELGDKEFFGGGEFAFVDVAVVTFMPWLPSYERYGGFTVKETAPRLAAWARRCGERESVAKSLHSPEKVDEFITMLKKFYGIE, from the coding sequence atggcggcggatGACAACAAGGACCTGGTGCTGCTGGACTTCTGGGTGAGCCCGTTCGGGCAGCGCTGCCGGATCGCGCTGGCGGAGAAGGGCATCCCCTACGAGTACTCGGAGCAGGAGCTCCTGGGCACCAAGagcgacctcctcctccgatcCAACCCCGTCCACAAGAAGAtccccgtcctcctccacgccggccGCCCCGTCTGCGAGTCCCTCGTCATCCTCAACTACCTCGACGAGGccttcccctccgccgcccgcagccTCCTCCCCTCCGACCCGTACGCCCGCGCGCGGGCCCGCTTCTGGGCCGCCTACTCCGACAAGGTCTACGAGCTCGGCACCAAGCTGTGGAAGCTCaggggcgaggaggagcgggcgcAGGCGCGGGACGAGCTCGTGCAGGTGCTCCGGAACCTGGACGGCGAGCTCGGGGACAAGGAGTTCTTCGGCGGCGGGGAGTTCGCGTTCGTGGACGTCGCGGTCGTGACGTTCATGCCGTGGCTACCCAGCTACGAGAGGTACGGGGGGTTCACCGTGAAGGAGACGGCGCCGAGGCTCGCGGCGTGGGCGAGGAGGTGCGGCGAGAGGGAGAGCGTCGCCAAGAGCCTCCACTCGCCGGAGAAGGTGGATGAGTTCATCACCATGCTCAAGAAGTTCTACGGCATCGAGTAG
- the LOC117851248 gene encoding uncharacterized protein, with product MADFSWLTALGFLFLTFNSGMAVYRSNGDTGSIIFVVVSYLDLVALFACLRYYERLDRHSPKRETVKAAVWGLTTLLTVMFSYKVAEIMPLAVKLVVWAMAAATSCGGFYAFFIHEEKPALPAAGVPAAAHKESAAN from the coding sequence ATGGCCGATTTCTCCTGGCTGACGGCGCTTGGCTTCCTCTTCTTGACGTTCAACTCCGGCATGGCCGTGTACCGCTCCAACGGCGACACTGGCTCAATCATCTTCGTTGTGGTCTCCTACCTCGACCTCGTCGCCCTGTTCGCCTGCCTGCGCTACTACGAGCGCCTGGACCGCCACTCCCCTAAGCGAGAGACGGTCAAGGCAGCCGTATGGGGGCTCACGACTCTGCTCACCGTCATGTTTAGCTACAAGGTTGCAGAAATCATGCCCCTCGCCGTCAAACTCGTCGTttgggccatggcggcggcaacCTCCTGTGGGGGCTTCTACGCTTTCTTCATCCACGAGGAGAAGCcagcgctgccggcggcgggtgtccccgccgccgcgcacaaAGAGAGCGCCGCCAACTAA